The Fictibacillus arsenicus genome contains a region encoding:
- a CDS encoding SRPBCC family protein, which translates to MNDKTPVLTKEIFIECSPKTLFSFFIHPDKMVRWIGQQVLLEPRIGGKYRIDINGENIALGEYKEITPYEKVVLTWGWEGLEIMPPGSSTVEFLLTPQESGTLLTLNHFDIPSEKMTSNDQGWTHYMTRLQRLAEGQNIEPDPWGTGKK; encoded by the coding sequence ATGAACGATAAGACCCCAGTACTTACAAAAGAGATTTTTATTGAGTGTTCACCAAAGACCTTATTTTCATTCTTTATTCATCCCGATAAAATGGTTCGCTGGATCGGACAGCAAGTTTTGCTTGAACCTAGAATCGGCGGTAAATACAGAATAGATATCAACGGAGAAAACATTGCATTAGGAGAATATAAAGAAATTACTCCCTATGAAAAAGTAGTACTAACTTGGGGATGGGAAGGCTTAGAAATCATGCCGCCCGGGTCGAGCACCGTAGAATTTCTGCTGACACCTCAAGAAAGCGGTACGCTTCTCACATTAAATCATTTTGATATTCCGAGCGAAAAAATGACGTCCAATGACCAAGGCTGGACTCACTACATGACGAGACTTCAACGATTGGCAGAAGGTCAGAATATCGAACCTGATCCTTGGGGTACAGGTAAAAAGTAA
- a CDS encoding ArsR/SmtB family transcription factor: MIEKVIASLSVPSRREILNLLRNGELTSTAIAEQFEISAPAVSQHLKVLQNSGLVVVRKSGTKRYYRIRKEGFKDLKEFIDQFWDDSLLRLKEAAEEEERRNNER; the protein is encoded by the coding sequence ATGATAGAAAAAGTGATCGCTTCATTATCAGTCCCTAGCCGAAGGGAAATATTAAATTTATTGCGCAATGGAGAGTTAACATCTACTGCTATCGCAGAACAGTTTGAGATCTCTGCTCCCGCTGTCTCGCAGCATCTGAAGGTTCTTCAAAATTCCGGACTTGTAGTAGTACGGAAATCAGGAACAAAGCGCTATTACCGAATACGAAAGGAAGGTTTTAAAGATTTAAAAGAGTTTATCGATCAATTTTGGGACGATAGCTTATTGCGCTTAAAAGAAGCTGCAGAAGAGGAAGAAAGGAGAAACAATGAACGATAA
- a CDS encoding immunoglobulin-like domain-containing protein has product MKNMKLIFMACLLVLLAACGSKPAPEEDNKSGAPKVENDMPAEAAGVKAEVKLEDGSEEAKITLKNSSDKEIGTGVAFTLEKWEDGKWNKVNPDQMFTEQMIMVKAGENYEQPIELKDQEAGTYRVAKTFFEEEKKHEVAAVFEKK; this is encoded by the coding sequence ATGAAAAACATGAAGCTTATTTTTATGGCATGCCTGCTCGTTCTCCTTGCCGCTTGCGGCAGTAAGCCAGCACCTGAAGAGGACAATAAGAGCGGAGCACCCAAAGTAGAAAATGATATGCCAGCAGAAGCAGCTGGTGTGAAGGCAGAAGTGAAACTTGAAGATGGAAGTGAAGAAGCTAAAATTACGCTGAAAAACAGTTCGGATAAAGAGATCGGAACAGGAGTCGCTTTTACTCTGGAAAAGTGGGAAGACGGAAAATGGAACAAGGTCAATCCAGATCAAATGTTCACCGAGCAGATGATCATGGTGAAAGCAGGAGAAAACTATGAGCAGCCGATTGAACTAAAGGATCAAGAGGCAGGAACATACCGAGTAGCGAAAACTTTTTTTGAAGAAGAAAAGAAGCATGAGGTAGCGGCGGTATTCGAAAAGAAATAA
- a CDS encoding SRPBCC domain-containing protein — translation MSANIYQEVIIHSSPNSVYETLLNEQQFSEVTGGAPTKIVPEEGGHFSLFGGMIEGRTIELVANERIVQAWRAANWEPGVYSIAKFDIQTKGDETLLVFTHSGFPEEQKPHLEAGWHENYWLPLQKHLSE, via the coding sequence ATGTCAGCAAATATTTATCAAGAAGTTATTATTCATTCAAGCCCTAACAGTGTGTATGAAACGCTATTAAATGAACAGCAGTTTAGTGAAGTAACAGGTGGTGCACCAACAAAAATCGTACCTGAAGAAGGCGGCCATTTTTCTTTATTCGGAGGCATGATTGAAGGCAGAACAATTGAACTTGTTGCTAACGAGCGAATTGTACAAGCATGGCGTGCAGCAAACTGGGAACCCGGTGTCTATTCCATTGCAAAGTTTGATATACAAACAAAGGGTGATGAGACATTGCTTGTCTTTACACATTCAGGTTTTCCAGAAGAGCAAAAACCACACCTTGAAGCTGGATGGCATGAAAATTATTGGCTGCCCCTTCAAAAGCACTTATCTGAATAA